gtacttgttgatttccaactgctgcattaaagctgatattatcggacctctgcgactccagaccactctttctagaacacagatttgtgtcattgaataccatcattacatattggaatagacacatagattttgaatccttcaaatggtgaccccgacgctgaaaagagggagtccagagggttccggcccgaccgacagatcgggagagagacccgtacaccggtacgaggaggcagacgtaatcgtcagaggcgcctcaacataaaaaaaaggtaagcagacacctgttaattcaaagtactgctattcggaactgagaaccaaatttagacgattactatgtttcatcgtacctagtcaaaccaacagtggtgggaaatcaaccgtttttgtgttttgtctttgtccaaggggaggttagagtcctctccaagggttagagtccctgaactcgttgtctttgtccaaggggaggttagagtcctctccaggggttagagtccctaaactcgttgtctttgtccaaggggaggttagagtcctctccaggggttagagtccctaaactcgttgtctttgtccagagggaggttagagtcctctccaagggttagagtccctgaacactgtctatttgtgtggagtcagattgagtttaataaaaagagaggagtgtggtgtgtcttttctttgtcctctccggtacaagagggttacagaattgaattgatgtgaaaaagtaatatttgtgtggagtcgggttgagttgaatggtattttaaacagatctgtcgttctttaaaaaaaatatatatatatatataaaaagatccactaggtgtcctccaaggaccataattgccttcagtgCAAAATCTAACACgttgtcaaattgtgagatcactcacttttatcaatctcttgcttttttctttgaccaagaagttacagaaatcccgaggagagttggagaaaggtgggggctaaaagagtccagttactttgagatcttacaaaggtgatcccagagggtatacccctggtttataaattggttctaatacaattggaagagttatactagagcaaaattaagtgaatagacggtaaacgctaaacagctgtgttggtcaaagaatggtttgaggaaatgtatgtgaaaaattgtgaggaagcaattggaaagttacataaaggattggtttagagaggatcatggaaggttatgaaataaaacaagaaagttttgtggatgtgaagagatgattggtttaaacactgatgttttgaagaggaaactttgaatatactttgatggtatatgggataacattttaagtcaaaatagtaaaatctagggtttttaagagtttttatAAAGATATTAGATATAatgtggttaaaaatgagaaagagaacataactaaatgtacttttatttggagtttaattgtaatttggttttaagttttatttgagagttttatcagagcctggcatactgtttgggataaacagttaggctgtgataatgttgtattaatgaatggtattagtgcatgaagagggttattataacattcagttctgaaataatttgggaacactcatcaagtctgataaattgtggttatgatggtttgagctaattggctcgttttgaactgcagcaaaacgagttatgaagttctacctatctgaccttttatagaaaatatatttgggaaaaatgtttggctaatagctacattaagaacattttttggtctatatttcatttaagaagcatacggattctggtttggcataatgaaaattgcttttatcatatctttgataaaaagaggtgtgatttggtaaaatagagaatctaaaacaatattggtcttaaacttaactgttttaacagacagaaaaggttttttggagtgaaagaaattagactaacagttgattttctaaagaagggaacaaagaaacagattgtcatttctgggcatgactaataggagttgaatatgggggctcgttattagatgctgttacatgtgtttgctcaacaataagaaaactgaagggaaaatactgcctggtaattatagatacagtatgtttactatgtgaattgaagtctttcccagtcctataccagatgcataacaccatttgaattgatttattggagatcatatgtaataccacaacttaaacctttcacatagcatgatgaagaggcaaatcaaatggttaaccaattttataaaaaatgctaactagaaaagagatgtcttctgctaaattctgttccaggtgaagcagtaaaccaaagagtggaggagtcaaacgaggagattgggtattgattaaagttatcaatgaaaggagggatcttatgaagactttaaaatatcctgtctaatttctgttttttctatttgtttcgaatttattttattttattacaattctaaaagcttggctaaagttgtatgtatgtggtgaagggggcctgtgagcatgtccaggtctgccgtggatacatggatgtcgaatgtccactctggagtgacggtgggttttcccctataacatcattagggttttcccactgtgtccagtgtgtccacaccacttggccataacgctgcatagtctcatcattattgttgatttgtatgtcaacattgtgtaatcggtaatgggatattttttaaatttgggtttgttgtcacaccttactgttcgcatctcatttgactcagttactgcttgatcatgggagataaggtgatgcggggactgtaactcttttctgcttcaggacgagtcagaccggcgggtctgattacctaacccctgttctaaggccccattcccctggagaccctgccccatctgcccctatgcctcatcagacctatgagtggtctgccccccccctcccccttgaagaccctgtcccacctgccccaatacatcatcagatgttcggggaagcctgttgtacatttatggacaggaccattcaaggtcatcgagagaaccttgcacgccctaagggtgctggggaaaggaagtacgtggtaccactggagcatgtgttgtgctgctccggAATCCAGTCATACGttccaggagttggtggagaagggccaggaggggcagtgaaccgtttgctattgctacgaatgtgagagtccggacaagagggttacgactaggtcaagagtgatactgcttgaccacactagaattgtactggactaagaaggtttccgctattttacttaagagtgtgctatatcaatatcaacatgattgttgctgtatcccatgtatcaggtccctgtgtaacaggatcattgtctcggctgaggagaacccgacgaaggggttccaaatgccgttgctggggctggctgaccaggacgagaaggcggtggttggtccgggctatgttgattgatctctggtgttttcagagatcaaaagagggattaaagaatgtataatacattacaacacatattctagaactgtGATCACCAGCTGCTTATCAGGCACGGCACTaactataatcccagttattaatatgtgtggcattttaatcactgaatgcatcacgggcactgtgcacgagtgaatataacaacaggatttaagaaggatgcatgtcttaaagttatgtattgtgcttattaaagttatgtcttatgaaacttagaagtgtgctcgggcttaaacatagggtctcactgagtgtgggaagcaggctgttctctgtgtctctatctcttcattttcagaaacaaccttgaatctgggtggagatggcacccgaggaggtgggacgcggaggcaagaacaactccctgacgcacgagagaacaagctcaacccttttttgatacttgtgttttcaattgcattgtatattatatgctggggcagggaaagatagccagttggacttcgtgaaccagcccaaactctgttgcgggtagggaaacgtagacaaccccagagctctgtacttgttgatttccaattgctgcattaaagctgatattatcggacctctgcgactccagacgacttctagaacacagatttgtgtcattggataccatcattacatattggaatagacacaaagattttgaatccttcactgACCAGATCATTATCAGATAAGTTAAATCATGCCATACCCTGATAAAAAACTGTTCCTTTAATTATTTTGAGCAGTGTAGTTTAAAGTTGTTACATTATTGTCTGCATTCTGTTCTCTTTTTGCTTTAATGCTATGTTACATGTAGCAAAACCAACCTCAAGGATAATGGCCAATATTATCTTTAGTGATCTGTGCAAATGACCAATACAAGTGTGTTCAACTTCCTAAAGAGCAGCGTTGCACCTGACacttaaggccgaaatatactTTCCGCTATGTACGTGTACACATGCTGAATGGCTGCAGCACGTATCCTGCGTTCGCTTGGTGCGTACTTTGTGCACGTGTCCCTGGCCCTTAAATGTACGCATACGCAAGGTGCAATACCGACAGAAATCGTGGGCCAGTATACTATCCctgcatctcagatggaatgctaccatcaacctacccagacgctcccatgtcaccccgctcttcatctccctccactggctacccatcacggcccgcatcagattcaagaccctggtactgaccttccgagcggtgaacgggactgcgcctgcctacatccagtctctcctccagccttacacccctacccgccgccacctacggtcttcttctgacaaccgtctggtggccccacctctcaagagcacccgctcccaacccaagctcttctcctgtctggcctcccaatgggggaatcacctcctcacctccatcagagacactgactgtctccccaccttcaagaaaaggctaaagacgcacttgttccaaaAGTACACCAGCACTTAAAGAtttgttagttgtaactgatttacagttaggtccataaatatttggacattgacacaattttcatcattttggctctgtataccaccacaatggatctgaaagaatacatgtaaatggacCATCCTCTGAAGTAAAAATAGCCAGTTACAGAGTAGTATTATACACCAAGCACACTTCTTGCTATTCATAATCCGAAACCCTTCATGCAGTGGAAGAGGCGCCAACCATAGGGACTGACGTGGAAATTGACACCATACTGTTGAAACGATGACGATGggtatgattatggatttatctgattgaaaatgaaattttgaaaatgttcaccccttttagtattattttatattactgGGAACCATATGTTAAGCTGTTGACTTATTATAGTTGAGCTTAGTATTATTACCACTACTGTACAATAATATGAGGAATAgtatatcttaacccttgtgttggaGCCATTATacaactttgttttgttttatttatatacCACATTGGTGATGCTAATAAATGGGCAGTTTTATGTTTGAGCACTGGGTGGAGCATTGTCTTTGGGAAGGCATATAGGTAATTAACAGCCAGGGATACACAGGTGTGTGGCTAGGTGGAAAAGCATACAGCTTTTCACCGTGTCAGGTTTGTGTGTCATTGTTTGATTTGTGTGcaaaagaaaatgaatggaactaATCCAAAAATTAAATGAAATGGACTGTATTGCTGGTGCTACCGTGAGCAGGCCGTCAGCACAGAAATGCAGACATATTGTGGACATTGATTATTGGCACGCAGAACACGCGTCCAAGCAAGTGCTTCCCTGGTCCCACCTCATTGGCCTAATGTAGGAGTTGGTAAAAGACTCTACACCTTGTGTTGTCATAAGGGTCAAACATGACTGCTATTATATTTAACAGCAGAGAAAACCcccaaatagtttttttttttacccaactTCAAATGTCTTACTTTTCCTAGTGACCCCAACAtttgtaaaatgtataaaataattaacatcacaacaaccacaaagacacagtggagggggtggagacgttTCCGTCCACtgtgtctcccatcttccttcctaccctcatttatcctgtgttttctgtttggggtcagttcttcttgtttgtcaagcctacagtaccagcatgtttttctctacctcctttagtcttttctgcctcTTAGTTCCCCTGGTCCTTACATCCTGCCTGGCCTGACTTCGAGtctgcctgctgccctgtacctgaatgactctgCCTTGTGGATGACAAACCTAGCCTGCTCTGAATATTCTTTGTCCGTCCCCCTTGTACCTTTAATAGACCACAAACTTACGACCAGTGTGTgattcagtgtgtggtgtgattaTAACtgttgttgtgtcatgttgaacaGGTATGCAGACCTGAACCACAAATAGTTTACAATAacgtccaaaagaaaacacaccttGTGTAATTATGCAAAGAGACGCTCACTGATGAGGCTGggactaggcctacataaaacctTTACCGGCATGTAAAATTTTGTTTAAGTTGCTTGGCAGATTGTGTTTGTGATAACGAGCCAGGCCACCTAAAGCTATGTAGctaatgatgaatataaagttatgCTACCTCAACGTTAACTCATGTCAGCTGCATACCTCTCCCGACTTAATAAAACTAAGTTAAACGCTGTGGTACCGCGCTCCTTCacttgagtgagagagagatgtgaaagcaGAGCACTAATCCGCctctaagaaaagaaaaaaactaatgcATTAAATATAATGCATTGCCTGGCCATAAGCACACTGCAATACTTTGAGAGTGCTAATTTTTAGTTCAAATAcacagttacagatcaaatTTAACTTTTTACCGAGTCaaaccctactgcttgtgtgttttgagtggtctggtcttgacccggTATCGCCCTGACTTGGTCTTGGACTTGACTCGGTATAGCCCAGTCTTGGTCTTAGTCTTGACCCTTTCCCGACCCCTCAAAGTCTTGGTCTTGTCTCGGTCTCGATACACCTTGGTCTCGGTTTAGGTGatcttgactacaacactgtctcctggttatgtcatgttgaacatgaatacagacctcagtgtctccagcttgcagagtggattccccagtccagcagagagcagcttcatgcctgaatcccccaggttgttgttactcaagtccagctctgtcagatctgaggaggggagagctgaggccagCGCTTCACAACACCGTTCTGAGAGGTTACAGTCATTCAGCCTACATGACATAAGGAGAACATGAGACATCATGAGTCACGTTTTGTATTATAGGAACATACGATAATCAAACACTATGACATTATGTGCTGTTGTAATATtatctaaaaaataaaaataaaagcctTATACATACAGAGCAGTTTTGGAGTCTTTGACCACTGGCAGCAGCCTCAGAAGACCTTCCTCTGATCTGAAGTATTTCTTCAGGTCAAACACGTCCATCTTCTCTTCTGAAGTCAGCAACACAAAGACCAGAGCTGACCACTGTGTAGATGAGAGCTTCTTCTCACTGGAGAGACTTCCTGAGCTCAGGTAGTGttggatctcctccaccagagaatgGTCATTCAGTTCATTCAGACAGTGGAACAGATTCATGCATCTCTCTGGAGAGGAATTCTCTCTGATCTTCTTTTTGATGTACTTGACTGTTTTCTCATGGCTCTGTGTGTTGCTTCTTGTCTGAGTCAGTAGGCCTTGTAAGTCAGTCTGGTTGGACTCCATTGAGAGGCCCAGgaggaagcggaggaaaaggtccAGTTGTCCATTCTTACTCTGCAAGGCCTTGTCCACAGCACTCTTGTAGAATTGGACTTCTGGTTTCTCTCTGAAAAGAGCCAACAGTTTGTTGGAACTGGAAGGTACTGGATTCTCAGACATCAGATTCTCATCGTTGTTGATGAatgagacaaacacaaacacagcagccagaaaCTCCTGAAAGCTCAGATGGACAAAGCAGAACACCTTCTTCTGGAAGACTTTACGATCCTCTCTGAAGATCTGTGTGAACACTCCTGAGTACACTGAGGCATCACAGACATCAATTCCACACTCTTTCAGGTCTTTCTCATAGAAAATCAGGTTGCCTTTCTCTAGCTGATGGAAGGCCAGTTTTCCCAGTGACTGAATACTCTGAATGCTGTCTTCATCCCAGTCTGAATCTGTCTCAGTTTTCCCATGATACTTCACTTTCTTTTGTATGGTCTGCAACACCAGAAACTGTGTGTACATCTCAGTCAGGGTCTTGggcatcttctctttcttctctgttctcagcATGTGTTCAAGGACTGTAACAGTAATCCAAGAGAAGACTGGTATGTGGCACATGATGTAGAGGATCCTTGATGTCTTGATGTGTGAGATGATTTTCCTGGCCAGGATCTCATCACTGCATCTCTTCATGATGTACTCATCCTTCTGTGGGTCATTGAACCCTCGTACCTCGGTAACCAGGTCAACACACTCAGAagggatctgattggctgctgcaggtcgagtggtgatccagatgagagcagagggaagaagcTTTCCTCTGATCAGGTTGGTCAGCAGCACATCCACTGAGGTggactctgtgacatcacaccatctcttgttctttttgaagGCTAAGGGCAGTCGACACTCATCCAGACcgtcaaagacaaacagaacgtTGTACTTGTCGTAGTTGGAGATTCCTGATTCTCTGGTTTCCGAGAAGAAGTGATGGACAAGTTCCATCAGACTGAACTCTTCTCCATCCAACAAATTCAGCTCTCGAAACGGGAGAGGAAAGATGAACTGGATTTCCTGATTGGCTAGTCCCTCAGCCCAATCCGTGATGAACTTATGCACAGAGACAGTTTTTCCGATGCCAGCAACTCCTTTTGTCAGAACAATTCTAATAGGTGTAACTCGTCCAGCTGAGGGTTTAAAGATGTTGTTGCATGTGATGGCTGTTTCTGTTCTTGCTGATTTCCTGGATGCTGTCTCAATCTGTCTCACCTCATGTTCTTTATTGATCTCTCTACTCTCACCCTCTGTGATGTAGAGATCTGTGTAGATCTTATTGAGAAGAGTAGTGTTTCCTTGTTTAGCTATGCCCTCGAACACAGTTTCAAACTTCTTCCTTAGTTCAGATTTGAGTTTCTGTCGACAAATCTCAGCACGCTCAtctaaacaaaaaacaacatgttaagtgtgtgttttttgttaaACGAAGTTTTGATGATTCACAGATTATGAACTGACAATGTGTCCTCTATATtcaattcaaaacatatttcaaatctatGATCATTTATCAGGTACACAATAATGAAACAGCTTAGTATACTCACACATAGTACAAGGTCATATAAAGATCTACACGACATTGGGCTACTCTGAGTCTCATAACTTTCTTTATGTAACCTTCATCATATACCATCAATCGGTCAACTGAGACTAAATATGGAGTATCTTACTTTTCTCCAGAGTGTCAGCCAGCTCCTTCTGGTTCatgttcctcaggacgtgcagtGTGATCTTCAGAGCTCCCTCTCTGGCACTGCTCTCCTGCTTCTGATATTCAGGGTCCACCACTTCCTGGTCCTCCTTCTGACTCTCTAAGCCTTCTGGAAAATCTGAACTCAgaatcctcttcatcctcttcagcTCTTTCTTCACAAACCTGATGACGGTCTCCTCAAGCAcctgaaacagagagggaagaTATCAGATTAACCAGGAACTATCTACACAGTAGAACAATATGATACAAATTATTCCGTCTTGTTTGTACTTTAGATTAATACAAAACTCACTGTGAATATGGAGGACAAGTCCTCATGGTGACTCTGGTGTGACTCAGACTTCTCCTGTTGATCTCTGAGGACAAGAGATGACATTACTTAACCACATGAACCACATGTACAAGGGCTGATAATCTACTAAATAGTATATCATAAATAAGCATGAGTGGTAAACTTATccactcatgcatacacacagacacactgtataAGAGTGATATTATCACTACCAAGTAAACCATCTTCTATACCACTACAAGGCACTATTCCTTTAATACATTCATCAAAGATAGGAGCACTGTCACCCCCAGGTAAAcaagtgtgttgtgtttcaaccagacactgaagatgacatcaggatCCACCTCACACAGGACTGCATGTTTGCTAGCAGCCTGCTTTAGACACTGCagcactcctccacccaggagTTTAAGGCCTTCTGGTCTCAACCAGTCTAAGTGGGCTGAGCCCCACCTGGTCTGTGCTCATACCAGGCCTGGTACCTgcagggctttgtgtgtgtgtgtgtatgtgtgtgtgctgtgtatgtgtgtatgtgtgtatgtgtgtgtgtgtgtgtgtgtgtgtgtgtgtgtgtgtgtgtgtgtgtgtgtgtgtagggaggttaTTGTTGTCAAACTTTCACTAGAGCTGCTGATGAAGAAATTATCAACACACTGTTGGAATTACGACAATGGAGAAATGATCATGGTTTATATGATTGATATAGAACCACTTAATcaactttttacttttatatgctatattattgaaaaccagatgcaaagttgTTGATTGATTAGAATTGCCACTAAAACATAATAATGGCCAAATGTGGAAGTCCAGATACACGGGGTTTGAGTGCCAGAGAGAAAAGAATGTGTGTAGGCCTCTCCCATGAAGGACTACAAAGCCCAGATATTGAGAACTACAACCGCCTGATGTCAGGGGACAGATTTATGTCCTTagactcagtgtccctgtgcagctgggcTGCAGGGCCCCACGTGGGCCTTGGAAAGAGAAAGTAGGGGGAATGTACGGGCAATGTAAATTTTGTGACCATTGACCAACCAGGCGTGAAATACATAAATGCATCTGTGACCAGAGATAATGTACCAATGACAAAAGATCTCAAAATAATGGAAAGCAGATATATAGacaaatgtccggagaaaaagTTAGTCTGATCTCGAGACCACactcacgtttgttggaatcgTTCCTCTGTGTTGGATTCTAATAAACACTGCATCTTACTTTGCTGCCTTTTCCGTGCTGTTTTAAAAACTTGGATAGTTGATGAAAACTTGGATATTGGATACAAATTTGGATTATTGTACTTCAACACTGCACTGATCTCTCTTATTTGTATGTAAAGCTATTATAACAAAATTACATGTTTACAATAAATGTCAAGTCTTTTAAGGTGGAGAAGTAACTCACAGGCTTATCCTGGTTCACTCTAGTCTCTACTGAATTAGAGAGAGCAGCTTTGAAGAATTTGTCTGCACCGACATGGAATGACCTAATGGTAGTATGGTCTGGCTTGCTTAAGTGCATTAGTTTCAGGGTagtttgttgtggttgtgttgtggttgtgtctctgtgttaatGTCAGATAAAGTTCAACATTAAAGCAGCACAGTGGACTGGTAGGTTGTGGTCCTGTCTCTCACTGATCAAACACAACAAGGAGGTCAAAGGTGTTGATGTGTCTGATGGTGGTCTAGTGGTTAAACCATAGATACATAAAGAGAAGACCAACACCACATGTTAATGAAATAATATTAAATAACAGCTCCCTCTCACTGTGTAGCTCTACCTCATGGTCTGAACATAGCCAGGCTATGAGTTCTGACTTTGTTTAGTAGAAATGTCACATGATGATCCTGAATCTAATGATGACGTTATACTTCAAATTATTTATTGTGTGTTGTCAATGAATGTGTGTGGCCTACCTacctgtatacactatacacagACGGCTTCTTCACATCATGTCACCTTCATCATATAAaattgaacaccagcagaggtcagtacatacccttcctcattagaaggtcctcctccatcactgaacatgATAGGTTGATTCATAGAccagtcactcttcatggacacacagctgggtacaggtgaggctggtctctgctgtctcatactgtcaacaaacacaacaaagtgtcttacaaacataaatcactAAAGTAGACACCACAGATATATCATACTGTCCAACATGTGTTGCTGTAGTCATTCATCAGTACGGTCAGAACCAGGCTTGAATATTGTTGGTCAACTTGaatgagtcagacaggcaggttcccagacctgttgttactctgtatctctcactgtgaacctttaccacatggtctgtatgtcagccaggctggcagtcagcatctctaaccctgtgttttagtagggatgtgatgagggatactttagtatctactgtcagcagctctaaccctgtgttttagtagggatgtgatgagggatactttagtatctacagtcagcatctctaaccctgtgttttagtagggatgtgatgagggatactttagtatctagtCAGCAGCATTAACCCTGTTTTAGGTTAACCAGCAGAGGTTAGTACATACCCTTCCTtattagaaggtcctcctccaccactgaACATGATAGGTTGATTCATAGAccagtcactcttcatggacacacagctgggtacaggtgaggctggtctctgctgtctcgtactgtcaacaaacacaacaaagtgtcttacaaacataaatcactAAAGCAGACACCACAGATATATCATACTGTCCAACATGTGTTGCTTTAGTCATTCATCAGTACGGTCAGAACCAGGCTTGAATATAGTTGGTCAACTTGaatgagtcagacaggcaggttcccagacctgttgttactctgtatctctcactgtgaacctttaccacatggtctgtatgtcagccaggctggcagtcagcatctctaaccctgtgttttagttgaaattgggtcaggaaatgtattgatttctgagtcccaagagtaaaatggtaaaaagtatactttagaggattggtaaagattaaattggtaaagattaaattggtaaagagtaaattggtaattggtaatcagctgagtgtttaagaaagaaaaaagtaaagaaaagggaaaaagtgaagaaaggcctgaattatgaaatttcaaagttagtaacgcgcacgtgttcatttttgttttatatgttttttttaggTTAAAAGGAGTGAGAGTAACTAATGTGTTAGATTAAACGCTACATACAAATTACAAACataaaattttaattatttttcttttgtttgattatttgtaATTTACGATTAGTAGGggtatattttcattgaaaagttGTGTTATTGGTAAATATAActgttggaaaaaaaaaataaaagagagaaggggataattatttgattttactttgtttgtttctttcaaGAGGTAAAACATGGGTTGTGGTTCAAGCAAGAATGATGGTCTGGGGATAGATTTATCCTGTCCAAATATCAATTACATGAAACGAAATTATGGCAACAGTAGTTTATCACAAATTTCTGTTTGGATAGATGATTGTGGGTTTCCAGAGGAAGGGTCTTTTTCTCTTAAACAACTTAGAACATTGAAATTCAATCTTACCCggaaagaggaagaaactaAAGATTGTTTTTTAATAAGAAATAGATTTCAGGCAGATTGGAAATCTTTCGGTGAATGGAACCAGGAAGGTTTATTACGAGAACAGAGTAGGATAGGGACAAATTCACCTATTTCTCAATGTTTCAAAGTTCGCAACTCAG
The DNA window shown above is from Osmerus eperlanus chromosome 3, fOsmEpe2.1, whole genome shotgun sequence and carries:
- the LOC134017786 gene encoding protein NLRC3-like isoform X7 encodes the protein MSFERRSKGVVVVETRVPETRRQHKTPQRAVAKTSLSGEHDMDTKAKSPIQQERPASPVPSCVSMKSDWSMNQPIMFSDGGGPSNEEGMRQQRPASPVPSCVSMKSDWSMNQPIMFSDGGGPSNEEGTRQQRPASPVPSCVSMKSDWSMNQPIMFSGGGGPSNKEGMRQQRPASPVPSCVSMKSDWSMNQPIMFSDGGGPSNEEGDQQEKSESHQSHHEDLSSIFTVLEETVIRFVKKELKRMKRILSSDFPEGLESQKEDQEVVDPEYQKQESSAREGALKITLHVLRNMNQKELADTLEKNERAEICRQKLKSELRKKFETVFEGIAKQGNTTLLNKIYTDLYITEGESREINKEHEVRQIETASRKSARTETAITCNNIFKPSAGRVTPIRIVLTKGVAGIGKTVSVHKFITDWAEGLANQEIQFIFPLPFRELNLLDGEEFSLMELVHHFFSETRESGISNYDKYNVLFVFDGLDECRLPLAFKKNKRWCDVTESTSVDVLLTNLIRGKLLPSALIWITTRPAAANQIPSECVDLVTEVRGFNDPQKDEYIMKRCSDEILARKIISHIKTSRILYIMCHIPVFSWITVTVLEHMLRTEKKEKMPKTLTEMYTQFLVLQTIQKKVKYHGKTETDSDWDEDSIQSIQSLGKLAFHQLEKGNLIFYEKDLKECGIDVCDASVYSGVFTQIFREDRKVFQKKVFCFVHLSFQEFLAAVFVFVSFINNDENLMSENPVPSSSNKLLALFREKPEVQFYKSAVDKALQSKNGQLDLFLRFLLGLSMESNQTDLQGLLTQTRSNTQSHEKTVKYIKKKIRENSSPERCMNLFHCLNELNDHSLVEEIQHYLSSGSLSSEKKLSSTQWSALVFVLLTSEEKMDVFDLKKYFRSEEGLLRLLPVVKDSKTALLNDCNLSERCCEALASALPSSDLTELDLSNNNLGDSGMKLLSAGLGNPLCKLETLRLSGCLVTEEGCASLASALRSNPFHLRELDLSYNHPGEKGLKLLSAGLEDPHCRLEKLNVDHGGECWIKPGLLKAWRHACELTLDPNTAHRELSLSEENRKVTRREEQPYPDHPERFEDWEQVLCREGLSGRCYWEAEWSGGVVHIAVTYKGISRRGRGADCRLGDNNKSWSLVCDDNSYSAWHNNKRTAIPAPPSSSHRVGVYLDWPAGTLSFYTVSSDTLTHLHTFHSTFTEPLYPGFCVWHDSSVSLCQVE